The Pantoea sp. At-9b genome includes a window with the following:
- a CDS encoding Gfo/Idh/MocA family oxidoreductase, protein MSSVSTPRCRAIVCGTSFGRFYLRALANNPAIELVGILSSGSAASAGYARELNIAHYTSVASLPADIDLACVVVRAAVSGGKGAEIACQLLSRGIHVLQEHPLHPDELADCLRMAHQHRVRFGINAFYPFVAPIRRFLDAAEILRQHQPVQYIEGVCGAQVLYPLLDVIARALGKLRPAQLELMQPRQVGPYTCLHGSIGGVPLTLRVQNQIHPADADNHALLLHRLTITAESGVLALADTHGPAIWSPRLHTHRDETHRLVLKGPGTERLAALSSTVLPDSAAVSFSEIFEQVWPQAINYAVADFQRSINDTALAQQQVQWALGVTGFWHRVSSVLGPPELIYPDTPAMLPLLDRLAAETTR, encoded by the coding sequence ATGAGTTCTGTTTCGACACCCCGTTGCCGCGCGATTGTTTGTGGCACCAGTTTTGGCCGCTTTTATCTGCGCGCGTTGGCAAATAATCCGGCGATTGAACTGGTCGGGATCCTCTCCAGTGGTTCTGCTGCTTCTGCGGGTTACGCGCGTGAGCTGAATATTGCTCACTACACCTCGGTGGCAAGTCTGCCAGCAGACATCGATCTTGCCTGCGTGGTAGTAAGAGCAGCCGTCTCAGGTGGTAAAGGCGCGGAAATTGCCTGCCAGTTGTTAAGTCGGGGCATTCATGTATTGCAGGAGCATCCGCTTCACCCTGACGAGTTAGCCGACTGTCTGCGCATGGCACATCAACATCGCGTCCGTTTTGGTATCAATGCCTTCTACCCCTTTGTTGCCCCCATCCGTCGCTTTCTCGATGCTGCCGAGATTCTGCGTCAGCACCAACCGGTGCAATACATCGAAGGCGTGTGCGGAGCTCAGGTTCTTTACCCGTTGCTGGATGTGATTGCGCGCGCGCTGGGGAAACTGCGCCCGGCGCAACTGGAGCTGATGCAGCCCCGCCAGGTGGGACCTTATACCTGCCTGCACGGCAGTATCGGCGGTGTACCGCTGACGCTGCGTGTCCAGAACCAAATCCATCCGGCAGACGCCGACAACCACGCGCTATTGCTGCACCGACTGACCATCACCGCCGAAAGCGGCGTACTGGCCCTGGCGGATACCCACGGTCCGGCGATCTGGAGTCCCAGATTACACACCCATCGTGATGAAACTCATCGGCTGGTGCTGAAAGGTCCAGGGACAGAACGTTTAGCGGCACTCAGCAGCACTGTTTTGCCGGACAGCGCAGCCGTCAGCTTCAGCGAGATTTTTGAGCAGGTCTGGCCGCAGGCGATTAACTACGCGGTGGCGGACTTTCAGCGATCCATCAACGACACCGCACTGGCGCAGCAACAGGTGCAGTGGGCGCTGGGTGTGACCGGGTTCTGGCATCGGGTGTCATCGGTGCTGGGGCCGCCTGAACTGATTTATCCCGACACGCCAGCCATGCTGCCGCTGCTGGATCGGTTAGCTGCGGAGACTACGCGATGA
- a CDS encoding saccharopine dehydrogenase NADP-binding domain-containing protein, whose protein sequence is MNNNIIAVLGATGGAGRDVSRWLAQAGFALRLGGRRREPLQQLATQLGVEANPVDLWQEKELREFCRGCTVVVNCAGPSYQVLDRVARAAASMQVNYVDVSGDGPAWHLLQQQPAGDQHWVAVLSAGMLPGLANLVPGWISQRAGGDLTVYTGGIERVSGAAAADLVLSLNEQCNALQGSDYWYGEAGASWQLGRRSRHSLSTQQTDTLPHFPGHVTLLPWLSADAERLALRHNLSSLSWYNVFSGQCLRETLTGLRGKVDGTSQSLALASAAVEKASEIDLAGYAPYYQMVFDWQQEGEPRRRVVIRTDSSLALTAATAVSTVLSLMRGEINPGVHFADRVLIPATVLADITRLHTGTHISQYQPDMQAEQGVI, encoded by the coding sequence ATGAACAACAACATCATTGCGGTGCTCGGTGCCACCGGTGGCGCAGGACGTGATGTCAGCCGCTGGCTGGCGCAGGCAGGATTTGCATTGCGGCTCGGCGGTCGTCGTCGCGAGCCCTTGCAGCAACTGGCGACACAGCTGGGTGTGGAAGCTAATCCGGTGGACTTATGGCAGGAGAAGGAACTGCGCGAGTTTTGCCGTGGCTGCACCGTGGTGGTGAACTGCGCAGGGCCGTCCTATCAGGTGCTGGATCGGGTAGCACGAGCGGCTGCCTCGATGCAGGTGAATTATGTGGATGTCTCAGGTGATGGTCCGGCATGGCATTTGTTGCAGCAGCAACCCGCTGGCGATCAGCACTGGGTCGCCGTGCTCTCTGCCGGGATGTTGCCCGGCCTGGCGAACCTGGTGCCAGGCTGGATAAGTCAGCGTGCTGGCGGCGATCTGACGGTCTACACCGGCGGTATTGAGCGCGTGAGTGGCGCGGCCGCTGCGGATCTGGTGCTGTCGTTAAATGAACAATGCAACGCCTTGCAGGGCAGCGATTACTGGTACGGGGAAGCCGGTGCCAGCTGGCAACTCGGACGTCGTAGCCGCCACAGCCTGTCAACCCAGCAGACCGACACGCTGCCGCATTTCCCCGGCCATGTCACGCTGCTGCCGTGGTTGAGTGCTGACGCCGAGCGGCTGGCACTGCGCCATAACCTGTCGAGTCTGAGCTGGTACAACGTGTTCAGTGGTCAATGCCTGCGGGAAACCCTGACCGGATTGCGTGGCAAGGTGGATGGCACATCACAGAGTCTGGCGCTCGCCAGTGCAGCGGTGGAGAAGGCCAGTGAAATTGACCTGGCAGGTTATGCCCCGTATTACCAGATGGTGTTTGACTGGCAGCAGGAGGGGGAACCGCGTCGGCGCGTGGTGATCCGCACGGACAGCAGCCTGGCGTTGACCGCTGCTACTGCCGTCAGCACGGTGTTGAGCCTGATGCGCGGCGAAATTAATCCGGGTGTGCATTTTGCCGATCGCGTGCTGATACCGGCGACTGTGCTGGCGGATATCACGCGACTGCATACGGGCACCCACATCAGCCAGTATCAGCCAGACATGCAAGCAGAGCAGGGGGTGATATGA
- a CDS encoding thioesterase II family protein, translating to MSKHFLRFYQPAPNAPLLLVCLPHAGGAASTFRPWPYLFDATEVELAVVQYPGREDRFAEPFIDNMPELLSALQDELLPQLAGRRFALLGHSMGGAIAHELAQMLAAQSLQPELLIISGRQPPDFHPLDSCIHLGSDQQILEELLRLSSDNQALREQPELAELLLPVIRNDYRLIEHYRPQPAQLLACPIVVLSGEEDSELPLSQAEAWAACTSAESRVHRFPGDHFFIASQRAAVVACVRQALRQFSPLFSEG from the coding sequence ATGAGCAAACATTTTTTACGCTTTTATCAGCCCGCACCCAATGCCCCGTTGTTGCTGGTTTGCTTACCCCATGCCGGTGGGGCGGCCAGTACGTTTCGCCCGTGGCCTTACTTATTCGATGCCACTGAGGTTGAACTGGCGGTGGTGCAATATCCGGGACGGGAGGATCGCTTCGCTGAACCCTTTATCGACAATATGCCCGAACTGCTGAGCGCCTTGCAGGATGAGTTGCTGCCGCAGCTTGCAGGACGCCGTTTTGCTTTGCTCGGGCACAGTATGGGGGGTGCCATCGCTCATGAACTGGCGCAGATGCTGGCCGCCCAAAGCTTGCAACCGGAACTGCTGATTATCTCCGGTCGCCAGCCGCCAGATTTTCATCCGCTGGATAGCTGCATCCATCTGGGTAGCGATCAGCAAATTCTCGAAGAACTGCTGCGACTCAGCAGCGATAACCAGGCCCTGCGTGAACAGCCGGAACTGGCTGAGTTGTTGTTACCAGTGATCCGCAATGATTACCGGCTGATTGAACATTACCGTCCACAACCAGCGCAGTTGCTCGCCTGCCCGATCGTGGTGTTGAGCGGTGAAGAAGACAGCGAATTGCCACTGTCGCAGGCTGAGGCTTGGGCGGCATGTACCTCAGCTGAAAGCCGCGTGCATCGTTTTCCGGGCGATCACTTCTTTATTGCCAGCCAGCGTGCCGCCGTGGTGGCTTGTGTACGGCAGGCGTTACGTCAGTTCTCCCCCTTGTTCAGTGAAGGATAA
- a CDS encoding trans-aconitate 2-methyltransferase: protein MEDFYSPVAEFYDLVGRAHSAGETALRERLSAFTDIHDPVLDIGAGTGRTVLAIAETVPLVDILAVEPSPAMRAVLTHCVAQQPELRRRVTIIPDTVDKLQLPERLGAVVAFGVLGHLTTEERQALWSILLPRLEPGAPVFVELLPVEKPTVLPTMTLASETIGQRHYHATLEGEPGPNDTMLLTSCWTVSGGPSATQVIRNRSVWHTFGLDDLARETGLHAERLTAQAGVLYV from the coding sequence ATGGAAGACTTCTACTCACCGGTCGCTGAGTTTTACGATCTGGTTGGCCGTGCGCATTCTGCGGGTGAAACCGCGCTGCGTGAGCGGCTGTCAGCTTTCACCGATATTCATGATCCGGTGCTGGATATCGGTGCGGGCACCGGACGAACAGTGCTGGCGATCGCCGAAACCGTCCCGCTGGTGGATATTCTGGCGGTGGAACCATCTCCGGCGATGCGCGCGGTGCTGACGCATTGTGTGGCACAGCAGCCTGAGCTGCGGCGGCGCGTCACGATTATCCCGGACACGGTGGACAAGTTGCAGCTACCCGAGCGACTGGGGGCGGTTGTGGCCTTTGGGGTGCTGGGACACCTGACGACTGAAGAACGCCAGGCGCTGTGGTCGATATTGCTGCCACGACTCGAGCCTGGCGCGCCGGTGTTCGTGGAATTGCTGCCGGTCGAGAAACCGACGGTATTGCCGACCATGACTCTGGCCAGTGAGACTATCGGCCAGCGTCACTATCACGCCACCCTCGAAGGCGAGCCTGGACCCAACGATACCATGTTGCTGACGTCATGCTGGACGGTAAGCGGCGGCCCCAGTGCCACGCAGGTGATCCGTAACCGGAGTGTCTGGCATACCTTTGGGCTGGACGATCTGGCCCGTGAAACCGGGCTGCACGCCGAACGTCTGACTGCACAGGCGGGGGTGTTGTATGTCTGA